The following coding sequences lie in one Kribbella sp. NBC_00709 genomic window:
- a CDS encoding ABC transporter substrate-binding protein, with protein MVLGVVLAACAAGVDENASGKSGAAPKELRLAIGGESEDGYDPTLGWGRYGSPLFQSTLLARDADLNIVNDLATKHSVSADGLVWTVDIRTDAKFSDGKPVTTDDVAYTFTTAGRSGGLTDVTALAKAVAVDNDTVELHLKRPQSTFVNRLVSLGIVPKHAHGKDYARKPIGSGPFTFVQWDEGQQLIVQRNENYYGTEPVFERVVFTFTSEDASLAAAKAGQASMAAVPSSLAKTTVSGMKVVPVKSVDNRGVMFPYVADTGKKTAEGLPIGNNVTSDKAIRQAINQAVDRQALVDGVLEGFGSPATGPVDGLPWYEPSSAINGNDPSKAKQLLDAAGWRDNGGVREKAGVKAAFTLLYPADDTIRQGLALSVADMVKPIGIQITAKGVSWDVIDKRLHADAVLFGWGSHDPTEMYNLYSSTQAGIEYWNTGYYSNPIVQENLETALSATDQAEATKYWKAAQHDADGNGFGPSADAAWAWLVNLQHTYFVSDCLDIGKPQIEPHGHGWPITAGITGWRWTC; from the coding sequence ATGGTGCTCGGAGTGGTGCTGGCCGCGTGCGCAGCGGGAGTCGACGAAAATGCCTCGGGCAAGAGCGGTGCAGCGCCGAAGGAGTTGCGGCTGGCGATCGGCGGTGAGTCGGAGGACGGGTACGACCCCACGCTCGGCTGGGGCCGGTACGGGTCGCCGTTGTTCCAGTCGACGCTGCTCGCCAGGGACGCGGACCTGAACATCGTCAACGATCTCGCGACCAAGCACTCGGTCAGCGCCGACGGCCTGGTGTGGACCGTCGACATCCGGACCGACGCCAAGTTCAGCGACGGGAAGCCGGTCACGACCGACGACGTCGCGTACACCTTCACGACCGCCGGCAGGAGCGGTGGGCTCACCGACGTGACCGCCCTCGCGAAGGCAGTTGCGGTCGACAACGACACCGTCGAGCTGCACCTGAAGCGTCCGCAGAGTACGTTCGTCAACCGGCTGGTGTCGCTGGGCATCGTGCCGAAGCATGCCCACGGCAAGGACTACGCCCGAAAGCCGATCGGATCGGGACCGTTCACGTTCGTCCAGTGGGACGAGGGCCAGCAACTGATCGTACAGCGCAACGAGAACTACTACGGCACCGAGCCGGTCTTCGAACGAGTCGTGTTCACGTTCACCAGTGAGGACGCATCACTCGCCGCCGCGAAGGCGGGCCAGGCGTCGATGGCCGCCGTGCCCTCCAGCCTGGCGAAGACCACGGTGTCGGGGATGAAGGTCGTGCCGGTGAAATCGGTGGACAACCGCGGGGTGATGTTCCCGTATGTCGCCGACACCGGCAAGAAGACCGCGGAGGGACTGCCGATCGGCAACAACGTCACCTCGGACAAGGCGATCCGGCAGGCGATCAACCAGGCCGTCGACCGTCAGGCCCTGGTGGACGGCGTACTGGAAGGGTTCGGATCGCCGGCCACGGGTCCGGTCGACGGGCTGCCCTGGTACGAGCCGTCCTCGGCGATCAACGGCAACGACCCCTCCAAGGCCAAGCAGCTCCTCGACGCGGCCGGCTGGCGCGACAACGGCGGTGTCCGCGAGAAGGCCGGTGTGAAGGCGGCATTCACGCTGCTGTACCCAGCCGACGACACGATCCGGCAGGGTCTCGCACTGAGCGTCGCCGACATGGTCAAGCCGATCGGCATCCAGATCACCGCCAAGGGCGTGAGCTGGGACGTGATCGACAAGCGCCTGCACGCAGACGCGGTCCTGTTCGGCTGGGGCAGCCACGACCCGACCGAGATGTACAACCTCTACTCCTCCACTCAGGCGGGCATCGAGTACTGGAACACCGGCTACTACTCGAACCCGATCGTGCAGGAGAATCTCGAAACGGCCTTGAGCGCAACCGACCAGGCCGAGGCGACGAAGTACTGGAAGGCAGCTCAGCACGATGCCGACGGCAACGGCTTCGGTCCGTCCGCTGACGCCGCGTGGGCCTGGCTCGTCAACCTCCAGCACACCTACTTCGTCAGCGACTGCCTCGACATCGGCAAGCCGCAGATCGAACCGCATGGTCACGGCTGGCCGATCACGGCTGGCATCACCGGATGGCGCTGGACCTGTTGA
- a CDS encoding energy-coupling factor ABC transporter ATP-binding protein → MAAEHQHHTGSIGDQAPLPSDAPDDAIFVCRELRYSYLDRFPALDDVSIDIRAGEMVALLGANGCGKSTLLKILDGLVHPDSGTFHAFGHLVTEDNLEDEQFSMGFRSRVGFVFQNSDAQVFSPTVREEVGFGCLQLGLSVAETKERVADVLAMLAITDLADRAPFQLSGGQKKKVAIASVLVMNPDVLLFDEPTAALDPRSQTWLAELIADLNQAGKTIVYATHDLAVLQQIATRCVVFSEDHRLVRSGPPAEVLADTELLQAVNLVHEHVHTHDEGVPVVVHSHPHPIHGDHHR, encoded by the coding sequence TTGGCCGCTGAGCATCAGCACCACACCGGCAGCATCGGTGACCAGGCTCCACTCCCCTCGGATGCGCCGGATGACGCCATCTTCGTCTGCCGCGAACTGCGGTACTCCTACCTCGACCGGTTCCCGGCCCTCGACGATGTGTCGATCGACATCCGGGCCGGCGAGATGGTCGCGCTGCTGGGCGCGAACGGGTGCGGGAAGTCCACGCTGCTGAAGATCCTCGACGGGCTCGTTCATCCCGATTCCGGCACGTTCCACGCGTTCGGGCACCTGGTCACCGAGGACAACCTGGAGGACGAGCAGTTCTCGATGGGCTTCCGGTCCCGGGTCGGGTTCGTCTTCCAGAACTCCGATGCCCAGGTCTTCTCCCCCACCGTCCGTGAAGAGGTCGGCTTCGGCTGCCTCCAACTGGGCCTGTCGGTGGCGGAGACGAAGGAGCGGGTCGCCGACGTACTCGCCATGCTCGCCATCACCGACCTCGCCGACCGGGCGCCGTTCCAGCTCTCCGGCGGGCAGAAGAAGAAGGTGGCGATCGCGTCGGTCCTGGTGATGAACCCGGACGTCCTGCTGTTCGACGAGCCGACCGCCGCGCTCGATCCACGCTCGCAGACCTGGCTGGCAGAGCTCATCGCCGACCTGAACCAGGCCGGCAAGACCATCGTGTACGCCACCCACGACCTCGCCGTACTCCAGCAGATCGCCACCCGATGCGTGGTCTTCTCCGAGGACCACCGGCTGGTCCGGTCCGGCCCGCCGGCCGAGGTGCTCGCCGACACCGAGCTCCTCCAAGCTGTCAACCTCGTGCACGAACACGTCCACACCCACGACGAGGGAGTCCCGGTCGTCGTCCACTCCCACCCGCATCCCATCCACGGCGATCACCATCGCTGA
- the cbiQ gene encoding cobalt ECF transporter T component CbiQ — protein MPDAAITSRPEWLMSGNVALCPCGCIGKRSKGSFLEKTLRGASDPLRQTMFSEDVARQPGILQQADPRAKLIGMIVLLVAAGLVHNSLSLAVMYVATLGLAAGSRLSLGFLIKRVWLFVPIFTAIVVLPATLSIVTKGDIVLQLWTWHGEPQGFTRQGLLTALLVVSRVAVSISLVVLLTITTPWTKLLAALRSVGVPRFFVLIIGMAYRYIFLLLETVTEMYESRTSRTVGAVRHDKAARSFVGASAGALLGKANHLSEEVHQAMVARGYRGNARVIDEQRLRRTDLVFISVAILSAAAIVVGDRFLGR, from the coding sequence ATGCCTGACGCAGCCATCACCTCTCGGCCCGAGTGGCTGATGAGCGGCAACGTCGCTCTGTGCCCTTGTGGTTGCATCGGCAAGCGCAGCAAGGGCTCGTTCCTCGAGAAGACGCTGCGAGGTGCCTCCGACCCGCTCCGGCAGACGATGTTCAGCGAAGACGTGGCGCGGCAACCGGGCATCCTCCAGCAGGCGGACCCACGGGCGAAGCTGATCGGCATGATCGTGCTGCTGGTCGCTGCCGGTCTCGTCCACAACTCGCTCAGCCTCGCCGTCATGTACGTCGCCACGCTCGGACTCGCTGCCGGCTCCCGGCTGTCGCTCGGCTTCCTGATCAAACGGGTCTGGCTGTTCGTACCGATCTTCACGGCCATCGTGGTTCTCCCGGCCACACTGTCGATCGTCACCAAGGGCGACATCGTGCTGCAACTGTGGACGTGGCACGGGGAGCCGCAAGGATTCACCCGGCAGGGCTTGCTCACGGCGCTCCTTGTGGTCAGCCGGGTGGCCGTGTCGATCTCACTGGTCGTCCTGCTCACGATCACCACCCCGTGGACGAAGTTGCTCGCCGCGCTCCGGTCGGTCGGCGTACCGAGGTTCTTCGTGCTGATCATCGGGATGGCCTACCGCTACATCTTCCTGCTCCTGGAAACGGTGACGGAGATGTACGAGTCCCGTACGTCGCGCACCGTCGGCGCGGTCCGGCACGACAAGGCCGCGCGAAGCTTCGTCGGCGCCTCGGCCGGTGCCCTGCTGGGGAAGGCGAACCACCTGTCCGAGGAGGTGCACCAAGCCATGGTCGCGCGAGGCTACCGCGGCAACGCGCGAGTCATCGACGAGCAGCGGCTCAGGCGCACCGATCTTGTCTTCATCTCGGTGGCGATCCTCAGCGCGGCCGCGATCGTTGTAGGGGATCGGTTCCTTGGCCGCTGA
- the cbiM gene encoding cobalt transporter CbiM has translation MHIPDGYLSPSTCAVGYAVAIPFWSLAARKVSKVVRTRNVPMLAVFSALCFLIMMFNVPIPDGTTAHAVGGVVVAICLGPWAAVIAVSVALLFQALLFGDGGVLSYGVNVVNMAIILPFVGLGVYRLIAGRTPLTGRRRVLAAAVGGYVGINFAALAAAIEFGIQPDLFTSSSGVPLYSPYHLSQTIPAMALPHLTIAGLCEAVLSAGVIAYLQRADVRRLVPNHPGIPVHEGDVEVAPGRLSPARVAIGFMTVAVLLTPLGLLAPGGAFGEDAPADLDLGPLGLHTVPAGLEKYNGFWSHAVLGGYGFSNGDHANLAYILSAVVGIIVVGAAIFLIASIVRLVLSRRQGVGQETDEDIAHA, from the coding sequence ATGCATATCCCGGACGGCTACCTGAGCCCGTCGACGTGCGCGGTCGGATACGCGGTCGCGATCCCGTTCTGGAGCCTGGCGGCCCGCAAGGTCAGCAAGGTCGTGCGGACCCGGAACGTGCCGATGCTGGCGGTGTTCTCGGCGCTCTGCTTCCTGATCATGATGTTCAACGTCCCGATTCCGGACGGCACCACGGCCCATGCGGTCGGTGGGGTGGTGGTGGCGATCTGCCTCGGCCCCTGGGCTGCGGTGATCGCCGTGTCCGTGGCGCTCCTGTTCCAGGCGCTGCTGTTCGGCGACGGCGGAGTGCTGTCCTACGGGGTGAACGTCGTCAACATGGCGATCATCCTCCCGTTCGTCGGTCTCGGGGTCTACCGCCTGATTGCCGGGCGCACGCCGCTGACCGGTCGCCGGCGGGTGCTGGCGGCCGCGGTCGGTGGGTACGTCGGCATCAATTTCGCCGCACTCGCGGCGGCGATCGAGTTCGGCATCCAGCCCGACCTGTTCACGTCGTCATCAGGGGTGCCGCTGTACTCGCCGTACCACCTCAGCCAGACCATTCCAGCGATGGCACTCCCCCACCTGACGATCGCCGGGCTGTGCGAGGCAGTGCTTTCGGCCGGCGTCATCGCCTATCTCCAGCGGGCAGACGTACGGCGTCTCGTCCCGAATCATCCCGGCATCCCGGTGCATGAGGGCGATGTCGAGGTCGCCCCCGGCCGGCTGAGCCCGGCGCGGGTCGCCATCGGGTTCATGACGGTCGCGGTTCTCCTCACGCCCTTGGGTCTCCTGGCGCCGGGAGGCGCATTCGGGGAGGACGCTCCAGCGGACCTCGATCTCGGGCCCCTGGGCTTGCACACTGTCCCCGCGGGGCTGGAGAAGTACAACGGCTTCTGGAGCCACGCGGTGCTCGGCGGCTACGGGTTCAGCAATGGGGATCACGCCAACCTCGCCTACATCTTGTCGGCCGTGGTGGGGATCATCGTGGTCGGGGCTGCGATCTTCCTGATCGCGAGCATCGTGCGGTTGGTCCTGAGCCGGCGGCAGGGCGTCGGTCAGGAGACCGACGAAGACATCGCTCATGCCTGA
- the tsaD gene encoding tRNA (adenosine(37)-N6)-threonylcarbamoyltransferase complex transferase subunit TsaD yields MTITLGLETSCDETGVGVVRDGLLLGQALASSMDEHVLYGGVVPEVAARAHLESLSGCLRQALADAEVSLEQVDAIAVTSGPGLASSLHVGVSAAKAWSVALGKPLYAVHHVAGHVAADTLQHGPLPERSIALVVSGGHSSLLMLGDLATDPIVHLGDTLDDAAGEAFDKVARVLELPYPGGPSIQRAAESGDPGAVQLPRPLLTQWAEHQRYAFSFSGLKSAVARHVQLARRSGEPVRTADIAASFQDAAVDVLVGKAVAACVDHGIDTLLIVGGVAANARLREVASARSLSAGITLRIPAPRLCTDNGAMIAAIGDLIVRSGADPSGIDFGADSSAPLDRSLLV; encoded by the coding sequence ATGACCATCACTCTGGGCCTGGAGACGTCCTGCGACGAGACCGGGGTGGGTGTGGTCAGGGACGGCCTGTTGCTCGGGCAGGCGCTGGCGTCGAGCATGGACGAGCACGTCCTGTACGGCGGCGTCGTACCCGAGGTCGCGGCCCGGGCGCACTTGGAGTCCCTTAGCGGTTGCCTGCGGCAAGCGTTGGCTGACGCGGAGGTCAGCCTCGAACAGGTTGACGCGATCGCTGTCACCTCCGGACCCGGTCTCGCGAGTTCGTTGCATGTCGGGGTCTCAGCCGCCAAGGCCTGGTCGGTGGCGCTCGGCAAACCGCTGTACGCCGTACATCACGTGGCCGGTCATGTTGCCGCGGACACCTTGCAGCACGGGCCGTTGCCTGAGCGCTCGATCGCGCTGGTCGTGTCGGGTGGGCATTCGTCGTTGCTGATGCTCGGCGACCTGGCGACCGATCCGATCGTTCATCTGGGGGACACGCTGGACGATGCGGCGGGCGAGGCGTTCGACAAGGTGGCCCGGGTGCTCGAGCTGCCCTACCCAGGTGGTCCGTCGATCCAGCGAGCGGCTGAGTCCGGTGACCCGGGCGCAGTCCAGCTGCCGAGGCCCCTGCTGACACAGTGGGCCGAGCATCAGCGGTACGCGTTCTCGTTCTCCGGCCTGAAGTCCGCGGTCGCCAGGCACGTGCAGCTCGCCCGACGCTCTGGCGAGCCGGTGCGGACGGCGGACATCGCCGCGTCCTTCCAGGACGCCGCGGTCGATGTGCTGGTCGGCAAGGCAGTTGCCGCGTGCGTGGACCACGGGATCGACACGCTGCTGATCGTCGGCGGGGTCGCCGCCAACGCACGACTGCGCGAGGTCGCCAGTGCCCGCAGTCTGAGTGCCGGCATCACCTTACGCATTCCCGCGCCTAGGCTCTGCACCGACAACGGAGCGATGATCGCCGCGATCGGTGACCTGATCGTCCGCTCCGGCGCTGACCCGTCGGGAATCGACTTCGGTGCCGACTCGTCCGCACCCCTCGATCGCAGCCTCCTGGTCTGA
- a CDS encoding ECF transporter S component — MNDTGAIRVGKRSAVVLILATIAGLMMFVWPLLTKVDPSPTQHGSDAPFIFIVILPVLVMIVIAELSEGGMDSKALAILGVLSAVNAALRPTLGAGTAGIESVFFLLVLAGRVFGPGFGFLLGCTSLFASALLTAGVGPWLPFQMICSAWIGLGAGLLPRRVRGTAEIAMLVAYGIFVAYAFGFLMNLWFWPFITHAEVPYYNGGISYIPGAPVSENLHRFTIFTLLTSTGGWDTGRAITNTVAILILGPAVLATLRRTAHRASFGVKGTFRRRRAPAHEKPVH; from the coding sequence ATGAACGACACCGGCGCAATCAGGGTCGGGAAGCGGTCCGCCGTCGTACTGATCCTCGCGACGATCGCCGGGCTGATGATGTTCGTCTGGCCGCTGCTCACCAAGGTCGACCCGTCGCCCACGCAGCACGGTTCAGATGCACCGTTCATCTTCATCGTGATCCTGCCGGTCCTGGTGATGATCGTGATCGCCGAACTGTCCGAAGGCGGGATGGACTCCAAGGCCCTGGCGATCCTCGGCGTCCTGTCCGCGGTGAACGCCGCCCTCCGGCCGACCCTGGGTGCCGGCACGGCCGGGATCGAGTCGGTCTTCTTCCTGCTCGTCCTCGCCGGTCGGGTCTTCGGACCGGGCTTCGGATTCCTGCTCGGCTGTACGTCGCTCTTCGCATCGGCACTGCTCACCGCAGGAGTCGGCCCGTGGTTGCCGTTCCAGATGATCTGCTCGGCCTGGATCGGGCTCGGCGCCGGACTGCTGCCCCGACGCGTCCGCGGCACAGCCGAAATTGCGATGCTCGTTGCCTACGGCATCTTCGTCGCCTATGCCTTCGGGTTCTTGATGAACCTCTGGTTCTGGCCGTTCATCACCCACGCCGAGGTCCCGTACTACAACGGCGGCATCTCCTACATCCCCGGCGCCCCGGTCTCGGAGAACCTCCATCGCTTCACGATCTTCACCCTGCTCACGTCGACCGGCGGCTGGGACACCGGCCGCGCCATCACCAACACCGTCGCGATCCTGATCCTCGGACCAGCAGTCCTCGCAACATTACGGCGTACCGCACATCGCGCGTCCTTCGGCGTCAAGGGAACCTTCCGCCGGCGGCGTGCACCGGCCCACGAGAAGCCGGTGCACTGA
- a CDS encoding ABC transporter ATP-binding protein encodes MIRFDQVSITYPGADDPVLDDLTMTIAEGELCLLTGRTGTGKSTLLGAVNGLVPHFTGGHLDGEVTVDGIATSTRPPREFAHLVGVVGQDPLSGFVTDTVEEELAYGMEQLAVPAATMRKRVEETLDLLGIAELRRRPLRALSGGQQQRVAIGSVLTSHPRVLVLDEPTSALDPTAAEDVLAAITRLVHDLGVTVLMAEHRMERVVQYADRLIYLPGDGTAQLGDPADILRTTSIAPPIVELGRLAGWSPLPLSVRDARRLAGSLREQLAGSSPSYRSTPGSETLSARKVVVRYGDLVAVRGVDLALHRGEITALMGRNGSGKSSLLWALHGAGPRHGGTVEVDGQDPKRLKRKESRKLVGLVPQTPSDLLYLESVADECAGADKESGAEPGTCRALLDRIVPGLPDDRHPRDLSEGQRLSLALAIQLTAAPDVVLLDEPTRGLDYSAKSRLREVIRDLADDGKTVVVATHDVEFVARTADRVVVMAEGEIVADGPTAEVVAASPAFAPQVAKILAPAEWLTVDDVREALEVSV; translated from the coding sequence GTGATCCGCTTCGACCAGGTCAGCATCACCTACCCTGGCGCGGACGATCCCGTGCTCGACGACCTCACCATGACAATCGCTGAGGGCGAGCTCTGCCTGCTCACCGGCCGCACCGGCACCGGCAAGTCCACACTGCTCGGTGCGGTCAACGGCCTGGTGCCGCACTTCACCGGCGGACACCTCGATGGCGAGGTCACCGTCGACGGGATCGCGACCAGCACCCGGCCGCCGCGCGAGTTCGCCCATCTGGTCGGCGTGGTCGGTCAGGATCCGCTCTCCGGATTCGTCACCGACACCGTCGAGGAAGAACTTGCCTACGGCATGGAACAGCTCGCCGTCCCGGCCGCCACCATGCGCAAACGCGTCGAAGAGACCCTTGACCTGCTCGGCATCGCCGAACTCCGTCGCCGCCCGCTCAGAGCACTCTCCGGTGGTCAGCAGCAACGCGTCGCGATCGGCTCGGTCCTGACCAGCCACCCTCGAGTGTTGGTCCTCGACGAGCCCACTTCCGCGCTCGACCCGACCGCCGCCGAGGACGTGCTCGCCGCGATCACCCGCCTGGTCCACGACCTCGGTGTCACCGTCCTGATGGCCGAGCACCGGATGGAACGCGTCGTCCAGTACGCCGACCGCCTGATCTACCTCCCCGGTGACGGCACCGCCCAGCTCGGCGACCCGGCCGACATCCTGCGTACGACGTCCATCGCACCACCGATCGTCGAACTCGGCCGGCTCGCTGGGTGGTCTCCCCTGCCGCTCTCCGTCCGCGACGCACGACGACTCGCCGGTTCGCTGCGTGAGCAACTCGCAGGGAGCTCTCCTTCGTACCGCTCAACGCCTGGTAGCGAGACCCTCAGCGCGCGGAAGGTCGTCGTACGGTACGGCGATCTGGTCGCCGTACGCGGAGTCGATCTCGCGCTGCACCGCGGTGAGATCACGGCGCTGATGGGACGGAACGGATCCGGCAAGTCGTCGCTGCTGTGGGCGTTGCACGGAGCCGGCCCACGACACGGCGGCACCGTCGAAGTAGACGGACAAGACCCGAAGCGCCTCAAGCGGAAGGAGTCGCGGAAGCTCGTTGGGCTCGTCCCCCAGACACCCAGCGATCTGCTCTACCTGGAGTCGGTGGCCGACGAATGCGCAGGCGCCGACAAGGAGTCCGGCGCGGAACCGGGAACGTGCCGCGCGTTGCTCGACCGGATCGTCCCGGGGCTGCCCGACGACCGGCATCCACGCGATCTGTCCGAGGGACAGCGGCTGTCGTTGGCGCTGGCGATCCAGCTCACGGCCGCGCCGGATGTCGTACTCCTCGACGAACCGACCCGCGGCCTCGACTACTCCGCCAAGAGCCGGTTGCGCGAGGTGATCCGCGACCTCGCCGACGACGGCAAGACCGTGGTCGTCGCCACCCACGACGTCGAGTTCGTCGCCCGGACCGCGGACCGGGTCGTGGTGATGGCCGAAGGCGAGATTGTGGCTGACGGGCCTACCGCTGAGGTGGTCGCAGCTTCCCCGGCATTCGCACCGCAGGTCGCGAAGATTCTCGCTCCAGCCGAGTGGCTGACGGTTGACGACGTACGCGAAGCCCTGGAGGTCTCGGTATGA
- a CDS encoding energy-coupling factor transporter transmembrane component T: MTAYWLPRNLHPAAWWLWALGLATAASRTTNPMLLALILAVVVYVVINRRSDAPWALAFRLYLLLGAFIIVMRLVYRIIFGGGEGDTILFTLPEIPLPAWAAGIQLFGQVTVESLLGGAYDGLRLATMLICVGAANALANPKRLLKSVPSALYEAGSAVVVAISVFPQLAESVVRVGRARSLRGSTEKGIRAFRAIAIPVLEDALDRSLRLAAAMDSRGYGRAGTLTGRARAFTGALLVAGLVGICVGVYGVLDGTTPRYLAGPMLAAGVAVAAAGMISAGRRVQRSTYRPDLWRLAELIAAACGIAAAVALYRSSSVDPTNLNPSLRPLTWPQVDLIPAVGVLLAVLPAWLVPPPANDLEEAER; the protein is encoded by the coding sequence GTGACGGCGTACTGGCTGCCGCGGAACCTGCACCCCGCGGCCTGGTGGCTCTGGGCGCTCGGCCTCGCCACCGCCGCGAGCCGCACCACGAACCCGATGTTGCTCGCCCTCATCCTCGCCGTCGTGGTCTACGTCGTGATCAACCGTCGCTCCGACGCACCCTGGGCACTGGCGTTCCGGCTCTACCTCCTGCTCGGCGCCTTCATCATCGTCATGCGACTCGTCTACCGGATCATCTTCGGCGGCGGCGAAGGCGACACCATTCTGTTCACCCTGCCCGAGATTCCCTTGCCTGCCTGGGCTGCCGGGATCCAGCTGTTCGGCCAGGTGACGGTCGAGTCGCTGCTCGGCGGCGCGTACGACGGTCTCCGGCTCGCGACCATGCTGATCTGCGTCGGCGCGGCCAACGCGCTCGCCAACCCCAAGCGGCTACTCAAGTCCGTGCCCTCCGCGCTGTACGAAGCTGGTTCGGCGGTCGTCGTTGCAATCTCCGTCTTTCCGCAGCTCGCGGAGAGCGTGGTCCGGGTCGGCCGGGCGCGGTCGTTGCGGGGCAGCACCGAGAAGGGCATCCGTGCCTTCCGGGCGATCGCGATTCCCGTTCTCGAGGATGCGTTGGACCGGTCGCTGCGGTTGGCGGCCGCGATGGACAGTCGGGGCTACGGCCGCGCCGGGACTCTGACTGGTCGGGCGAGAGCATTCACCGGTGCTTTGCTCGTCGCCGGGCTGGTCGGGATCTGCGTCGGGGTGTACGGCGTACTCGACGGGACGACCCCGCGCTACCTCGCCGGGCCGATGCTCGCGGCCGGGGTTGCGGTCGCGGCGGCCGGGATGATCTCCGCAGGACGACGGGTGCAGCGGTCGACGTACCGGCCCGATCTCTGGCGGCTCGCGGAGCTCATCGCCGCCGCCTGTGGGATCGCAGCCGCGGTCGCACTGTACCGGAGCAGCTCGGTCGATCCGACGAACCTCAATCCATCGCTCCGTCCGCTGACCTGGCCGCAGGTCGACCTGATCCCGGCGGTCGGCGTACTGCTCGCAGTACTGCCTGCGTGGTTGGTGCCACCGCCGGCGAACGATCTCGAGGAGGCCGAGCGGTGA